One segment of Zhihengliuella halotolerans DNA contains the following:
- a CDS encoding amino acid permease, with amino-acid sequence MTSSKTTVHEHGAGSTTSPDPSANELERKLSLRHIRFIALGSAIGTGLFYGSSETIQAAGPAVLIAYLIAGCAVYAVMRALGEMAVRHPVAGSFAQYSGRYISPTAGFLTGWTFAFEMIIVAIADMTAAAMYMKMWYPDTPGWVWMVAALVLICGLNLMRVKVFGELEFWFTLIKVVTIVAMIVGGLALVIGGVSLGGFTPGPHNFFEHSGFAPFGVWGIIMSLGIVVFSFGGVETLGMTAGEADDPARAIPKAVNTVPIRILVFYILTIGVMLMLIPWTEIGSGESPFVQVFAVLGIPGAAHVINAVVLSAALSAMNSITYAASRTMYGLAEQGHAPASFTRVSKAGVPVQPVAIVACCLVIGLFVYLWIPDQLFLIVASIATFATVFTWASILLAHCNMRREMARNGEQPGGFAAPLWPVLNYLGLAFMGLIVVILAFTPAGRAALIVGGVWIALLLVGYRLLVGPTGRVRPDLALRD; translated from the coding sequence ATGACTTCCAGCAAGACCACCGTGCACGAGCACGGCGCGGGCTCGACGACGAGTCCGGACCCGTCAGCCAACGAACTCGAACGTAAACTCTCGCTGCGGCACATCCGCTTCATCGCACTCGGCTCCGCGATCGGTACCGGCCTGTTCTACGGCTCCTCGGAGACCATTCAGGCGGCCGGCCCGGCCGTGCTCATCGCGTACCTGATCGCCGGCTGCGCGGTCTACGCGGTGATGCGCGCCCTCGGGGAGATGGCCGTCCGCCACCCCGTCGCCGGTTCCTTCGCCCAGTACTCGGGCCGGTACATCAGCCCGACCGCCGGCTTCCTGACCGGCTGGACCTTCGCGTTCGAGATGATCATCGTCGCCATCGCCGACATGACCGCCGCCGCGATGTATATGAAGATGTGGTACCCCGACACCCCCGGCTGGGTGTGGATGGTGGCCGCGCTCGTGCTTATCTGCGGCCTGAACCTCATGCGCGTGAAAGTCTTCGGTGAACTCGAGTTCTGGTTCACGCTCATCAAGGTCGTCACGATCGTCGCCATGATCGTCGGCGGCCTCGCGCTCGTCATCGGCGGCGTCAGCCTCGGCGGCTTCACGCCCGGTCCGCACAACTTCTTCGAGCACTCCGGCTTCGCGCCCTTCGGCGTCTGGGGCATCATCATGAGCCTGGGCATCGTGGTGTTCTCGTTCGGCGGCGTGGAGACGCTCGGCATGACCGCCGGCGAGGCCGACGACCCGGCCCGCGCGATCCCGAAGGCCGTGAACACCGTCCCGATCCGCATCCTCGTGTTCTACATCCTCACGATCGGCGTGATGCTCATGCTGATCCCGTGGACCGAGATCGGCTCGGGTGAGTCCCCGTTCGTCCAGGTCTTCGCCGTGCTCGGCATCCCCGGGGCGGCGCACGTGATCAACGCGGTGGTGCTCTCCGCTGCACTCTCAGCGATGAACTCCATCACCTACGCCGCGTCCCGCACGATGTACGGCCTCGCCGAGCAGGGCCACGCCCCGGCATCGTTCACGCGCGTCTCGAAGGCGGGCGTGCCCGTCCAGCCGGTCGCGATCGTCGCGTGCTGCCTCGTGATCGGACTGTTCGTCTACCTCTGGATCCCCGACCAGCTGTTCCTGATCGTCGCCTCGATCGCGACCTTCGCGACCGTGTTCACGTGGGCCTCGATCCTGCTCGCGCACTGCAACATGCGCCGCGAAATGGCGCGGAACGGCGAGCAGCCGGGCGGGTTCGCCGCCCCACTGTGGCCAGTGCTGAACTACTTGGGCCTCGCGTTCATGGGCCTGATCGTCGTCATCCTGGCGTTCACGCCGGCCGGGCGGGCGGCCCTCATCGTCGGCGGCGTCTGGATCGCGCTGCTCCTCGTCGGCTACCGACTGCTCGTCGGCCCCACCGGCCGGGTCCGCCCGGACCTGGCCCTGCGCGACTAG
- a CDS encoding thiamine-binding protein, with amino-acid sequence MIVAFSVAPMNAQDADGSVHDAVAAAVRVVRASGLPNRTSSMFTEIEGEWDEVMDVVKRATEAVTAASDRVSLVLKADIRAGHTGEIDGKVARLERALAEGDPA; translated from the coding sequence ATGATCGTCGCCTTCTCCGTAGCCCCCATGAACGCCCAGGACGCCGACGGGTCCGTGCACGACGCCGTCGCCGCCGCCGTCCGAGTGGTCCGGGCCTCCGGCCTGCCCAACCGGACGTCCTCGATGTTCACCGAGATCGAGGGCGAGTGGGACGAGGTCATGGACGTCGTCAAGCGCGCCACCGAGGCGGTCACCGCCGCCAGCGACCGCGTTTCGCTGGTCCTCAAGGCGGACATCCGCGCCGGGCACACCGGCGAGATCGACGGCAAGGTCGCCCGGCTCGAGCGCGCGCTCGCCGAAGGGGACCCCGCCTGA
- a CDS encoding GNAT family N-acetyltransferase has translation MSQHSYVVRKAAAEDIRGTLEMKLAAWRETYSDRRPESFFSAEQARREELVAWWTNGLEAGAEFWIAVDADGEIVGCAGGAPVTDDDADTGARLELQVLYVRSFAQGTGLGEQLMATVIGDEPAVVWVLEGNGRAVRFYEKHGFVADGRIEALADEGGGLDWAGLNEMRMVRGASGGARAVNAAG, from the coding sequence ATGTCGCAGCACAGCTACGTCGTCCGTAAGGCGGCGGCCGAGGACATCCGGGGAACCCTCGAAATGAAGCTCGCCGCCTGGCGCGAGACCTACTCCGACCGGCGCCCCGAGTCGTTCTTCTCCGCGGAGCAGGCCCGCCGGGAAGAGCTCGTCGCCTGGTGGACCAACGGCTTGGAGGCCGGCGCTGAGTTCTGGATCGCCGTCGACGCCGACGGCGAGATCGTCGGCTGCGCTGGCGGGGCCCCGGTCACGGACGACGACGCCGACACCGGTGCCCGCCTTGAACTGCAGGTGCTCTACGTGCGTTCGTTCGCCCAGGGCACAGGCCTCGGCGAGCAGCTGATGGCGACCGTCATCGGCGACGAGCCCGCGGTTGTCTGGGTGCTCGAGGGCAACGGCCGGGCCGTTCGGTTCTACGAGAAGCACGGTTTCGTCGCCGACGGCCGCATCGAGGCGCTTGCCGACGAGGGCGGCGGGCTCGATTGGGCCGGCCTCAACGAAATGCGCATGGTGCGCGGCGCGTCCGGCGGGGCGCGCGCCGTGAACGCGGCGGGCTAG